A stretch of the Clostridium fungisolvens genome encodes the following:
- a CDS encoding DJ-1/PfpI family protein: MKKILVFIFDRMTDYEITFITHILGAGEGKEIITIAYEDKIIKSRSGFLYKPTALVKDVLNEDVEGLIICGGWYGDTRHELIQLINNLNSKGKLIAGICGAGTIFLAKAGILDNVKYTTPAVEWTEKHIEVFGEKDPFPRENFVEERVVRDGNIITAQGIAFIDFAIEICDWFNIFENQEERDSFTKDIKGL, translated from the coding sequence ATTAGTGTTTATTTTTGATAGAATGACAGATTATGAAATAACCTTTATTACTCACATATTGGGTGCAGGCGAAGGCAAAGAGATAATTACAATTGCATATGAAGATAAAATAATTAAAAGCCGTTCTGGATTTTTGTACAAACCAACAGCATTGGTAAAGGATGTATTAAACGAAGATGTAGAAGGGTTAATTATTTGTGGAGGCTGGTATGGAGACACAAGGCATGAACTAATACAATTAATTAACAATTTGAATTCAAAAGGAAAATTAATAGCTGGTATTTGTGGTGCAGGTACAATTTTTCTAGCAAAAGCAGGCATTCTTGATAATGTGAAGTACACTACCCCTGCTGTTGAATGGACTGAAAAACATATTGAAGTTTTTGGAGAAAAAGATCCTTTTCCAAGAGAAAACTTCGTTGAAGAAAGAGTTGTAAGAGACGGAAATATTATAACCGCCCAAGGAATAGCCTTTATTGATTTTGCCATTGAAATATGTGATTGGTTCAATATTTTTGAAAATCAAGAAGAAAGAGATAGCTTTACTAAAGATATTAAAGGATTATAA